From Stenotrophomonas sp. SAU14A_NAIMI4_8:
CTCGCGTTCGGGCCTGCGCCAGTACCGCGGCAAGAGCGAACTGCCGAAGGTCATGAACGGCCTGGGTATCTCCATCATTTCCACCTCCAAGGGCATCATGACTGATGCGCAGGCGCGCCAGCTGGGCGTCGGCGGCGAAGTCCTGTGCTTCGTGGCCTAAGGCGAGAGGAGTAAGAATATGTCCCGCGTAGCCAAGAAGCCCGTCGACCTGGGTAAGGTTGAACTGAACGTCCAGTCCGAATCCGTCACCGTCAAGGGCCCGAAGGGCACCCTGTCGCTGCCGAAGCCGGCCGGCATTGCCATCAACGTCGAGAACGGCGTTGCCACCCTGAGCACCGAGAATGCGGATCTGATCCCGCTGACCGGTACCGTCCGCGCCATCCTGTCCAACATGGTCAAGGGTGTTTCCGAAGGCTTCGAGCGCAAGCTGGAGCTGGTCGGCGTGGGTTACCGTGCTGCCATGCAGGGCAAGGACCTGAGCCTGTCGCTCGGTTTCTCGCACCCGGTGGTGTTCGTTGCTCCGGAAGGCATCACCATCACCACCCCGACCCAGACCGAGATCCTGGTCCAGGGCGCCGACAAGCAGGTCGTTGGTGAAGTTGCCGCCAAGATCCGTGCGTTCCGCAAGCCGGAACCGTACAAGGGCAAGGGCGTGAAGTACTCCGACGAAGTCATCATCCGTAAGGAAGCCAAGAAGGCCTAAGCGCGAGTCCCTCACCAGGGAAAAGCCTGACCTTCAGCTTTCAAGGAAAACACATCATGAACAAGAACATCGCCCGCCTGCGTC
This genomic window contains:
- the rplF gene encoding 50S ribosomal protein L6; its protein translation is MSRVAKKPVDLGKVELNVQSESVTVKGPKGTLSLPKPAGIAINVENGVATLSTENADLIPLTGTVRAILSNMVKGVSEGFERKLELVGVGYRAAMQGKDLSLSLGFSHPVVFVAPEGITITTPTQTEILVQGADKQVVGEVAAKIRAFRKPEPYKGKGVKYSDEVIIRKEAKKA